From the genome of Bos taurus isolate L1 Dominette 01449 registration number 42190680 breed Hereford chromosome 27, ARS-UCD2.0, whole genome shotgun sequence, one region includes:
- the SPATA4 gene encoding spermatogenesis-associated protein 4 isoform X1, which produces MAAAGPRGGLLTQPAAARPKTRSVLPCQAAPNGQKPKKCLVYPHPPKSSRLSRSVLRWLQSLDLTFFPRNISRDFSNGFLIAEIFTTYYPWDLKLSSFKNGTSLKVKLDNWAQLEKFLARKKLKLPKELIHGTIHCKAGVPEILIQEVYTLLTHREIKSIQEDLVNFTDYSYQMQLPLVPRSTASKSIKDNIRLSELIGNPNKLNNELKVEFLFLLQMLQRKLSRKLNPKWFAVKPTVGESTLDHRPAKASGNKSNSVVSKERPVPVCCAASVSTSRAKKQSKQGKPPSQGAPTFFYMSHPNTDFCLKKKLSRLRGNRVSTPKEIEVKQTRTYSDCMKPTINVEKEPEEAPV; this is translated from the exons ATGGCTGCCGCCGGCCCTAGAGGAGGGCTTTTGACACAGCCGGCGGCAGCCCGCCCTAAGACACGGTCAGTTTTGCCATGTCAAGCAGCTCCCAATGGACAGAAGCCTAAGAAGTGTCTGGTCTATCCTCATCCCCCGAAGAGCTCCCGCCTGTCTCGGTCGGTTCTGCGCTGGCTCCAGAGCCTCGATCTCACCTTCTTCCCCAGGAACATCAGCAG GGATTTTTCAAATGGCTTCCTGATAGCAGAAATATTTACTACCTATTACCCCTGGGACCTTAAATTGTCATCCTTTAAAAATGGAACTTCTTTAAAAGTCAAGTTGGATAACTGGGCACAGTTGGAAAAG TTCCTGGCAAGGAAAAAACTTAAATTACCTAAAGAACTAATCCATGGAACAATTCACTGTAAAGCCGGAGTACCTGAAATACTGATACAGGAGGTGTACACCTTGTTAACACATAGAGA aattaAAAGCATCCAGGAAGACCTCGTGAATTTCACAGACTACAGTTACCAGATGCAGTTACCCCTGGTCCCTAGGTCGACAGCTTCAAAGTCTATTAAAGATAACATTAGGCTATCAGAACTAATAGGCAATCCCAACAAACTTAACAATGAACTTAAAGTagagttcctcttccttttacaAATGTTGCAAAGGAAATTGAGCAGAAAACTGAATCCAA AATGGTTTGCAGTCAAACCAACAGTGGGAGAATCTACTCTCGATCATCGTCCTGCCAAAGCCTCTGGGAACAAGAGCAATTCAGTCGTTTCAAAGGAAAGACCCGTTCCTGTGTGTT GTGCTGCGAGTGTGAGTACATCGAGGGCTAAGAAACAGTCAAAACAGGGGAAACCCCCAAGCCAGGGTGCCCCTACTTTCTTCTATATGAGCCATCCCAATACTGATTTCTGCTTAAAAAA GAAACTTTCAAGACTCAGAG GTAATAGAGTCAGTACACCTAAAGAAATTGAGGTGAAGCAAACCAGAACATATTCTGACTGTATGAAGCCTACCATAAATGTGGAAAAGGAACCCGAAGAAGCACCTGTCTAA
- the SPATA4 gene encoding spermatogenesis-associated protein 4: protein MAAAGPRGGLLTQPAAARPKTRSVLPCQAAPNGQKPKKCLVYPHPPKSSRLSRSVLRWLQSLDLTFFPRNISRDFSNGFLIAEIFTTYYPWDLKLSSFKNGTSLKVKLDNWAQLEKFLARKKLKLPKELIHGTIHCKAGVPEILIQEVYTLLTHREIKSIQEDLVNFTDYSYQMQLPLVPRSTASKSIKDNIRLSELIGNPNKLNNELKVEFLFLLQMLQRKLSRKLNPKWFAVKPTVGESTLDHRPAKASGNKSNSVVSKERPVPVCSKQVIESVHLKKLR, encoded by the exons ATGGCTGCCGCCGGCCCTAGAGGAGGGCTTTTGACACAGCCGGCGGCAGCCCGCCCTAAGACACGGTCAGTTTTGCCATGTCAAGCAGCTCCCAATGGACAGAAGCCTAAGAAGTGTCTGGTCTATCCTCATCCCCCGAAGAGCTCCCGCCTGTCTCGGTCGGTTCTGCGCTGGCTCCAGAGCCTCGATCTCACCTTCTTCCCCAGGAACATCAGCAG GGATTTTTCAAATGGCTTCCTGATAGCAGAAATATTTACTACCTATTACCCCTGGGACCTTAAATTGTCATCCTTTAAAAATGGAACTTCTTTAAAAGTCAAGTTGGATAACTGGGCACAGTTGGAAAAG TTCCTGGCAAGGAAAAAACTTAAATTACCTAAAGAACTAATCCATGGAACAATTCACTGTAAAGCCGGAGTACCTGAAATACTGATACAGGAGGTGTACACCTTGTTAACACATAGAGA aattaAAAGCATCCAGGAAGACCTCGTGAATTTCACAGACTACAGTTACCAGATGCAGTTACCCCTGGTCCCTAGGTCGACAGCTTCAAAGTCTATTAAAGATAACATTAGGCTATCAGAACTAATAGGCAATCCCAACAAACTTAACAATGAACTTAAAGTagagttcctcttccttttacaAATGTTGCAAAGGAAATTGAGCAGAAAACTGAATCCAA AATGGTTTGCAGTCAAACCAACAGTGGGAGAATCTACTCTCGATCATCGTCCTGCCAAAGCCTCTGGGAACAAGAGCAATTCAGTCGTTTCAAAGGAAAGACCCGTTCCTGTGTGTT CAAAACAGGTAATAGAGTCAGTACACCTAAAGAAATTGAGGTGA